A single genomic interval of Gouania willdenowi chromosome 10, fGouWil2.1, whole genome shotgun sequence harbors:
- the lingo2 gene encoding leucine-rich repeat and immunoglobulin-like domain-containing nogo receptor-interacting protein 2 encodes MVDCMSKVMLHTAVSCWQPFLGLALVAVFMGSTLGCPSRCECSAQTKAVVCHRKRMPTIPDGIPSETRILDLSKNKLTMINPDDFVAFPGLEELDLSGNVISYVEPGAFNALFTMHFLSLKSNRIKLIPLGVFAGLSNLTRLDLSDNKIVILLDYMFQDLHNLKFLEVGDNDLVYISHRAFSGLLSLESLTLEKCNLTVVPTDALSHLHNLVSLHLLHLSISTLHPYSFKKLFRLRNLEIDNWPSLDHVPANALHGLNLTTLFITNTNLSSFPYQALKHLPYLTHLNLSNNRIRHIEGGMLMELVRLRELHLVGAHLSTIEPYAFQGLRGLKVLNVSHNRLDTLEKGVFQSPEALEVLLIDNNPLVCDCRLMWILQKRHSIFFGDSQPECSTPEGIRGRPFKEFKETLLSYYVTCTKPKIRENKTQTITVDEGQQALLRCSAEGTPRPTVSWVSPRRRVLTIRSHGRVTVHNNGTLEIKSAEIQDSGVYLCLATNTAGNDTLMTSLAVKSLGSLYANRTQYYTDPSNTTANGTNGVTLGLDLKTILVSTAMGCFTFLGVVLFCFLLLFVWSRGKGKHKNNIDVEYVPRSKSNGTNVDSAEGQASGRRFNMKMM; translated from the coding sequence ATGGTCGACTGTATGAGCAAAGTCATGCTGCACACAGCCGTGTCATGCTGGCAACCATTCCTGGGACTGGCCCTCGTGGCCGTCTTCATGGGTTCCACCTTGGGATGTCCCTCACGCTGCGAATGCTCAGCGCAAACCAAGGCAGTCGTCTGTCACCGCAAGCGAATGCCAACCATCCCTGATGGCATTCCATCTGAGACCAGGATCCTGGACCTAAGTAAGAACAAGCTAACGATGATCAACCCTGATGACTTTGTTGCCTTTCCTGGGCTTGAAGAACTCGACCTCAGTGGAAATGTTATCAGCTATGTCGAGCCAGGAGCGTTTAATGCTCTGTTTACCATGCACTTTCTTAGCCTCAAGAGCAACCGTATCAAACTCATTCCTTTGGGCGTCTTTGCAGGCCTGTCAAATCTTACCCGACTGGATTTAAGTGACAACAAAATTGTCATTCTTTTGGATTACATGTTCCAAGATTTGCACAATCTCAAGTTTTTGGAAGTGGGTGACAATGATCttgtttacatttctcaccGTGCTTTCAGTGGACTCTTGAGTCTCGAATCACTGACCTTAGAGAAGtgcaaccttacagttgtgccCACTGATGCCCTTTCACACCTGCACAACCTGGTCAGCCTCCATCTACTGCACCTCAGTATTAGCACTTTGCATCCGTACTCGTTCAAAAAGCTATTTCGACTGCGGAACTTAGAAATTGATAACTGGCCGTCACTGGATCATGTACCAGCCAATGCGCTGCATGGCCTGAACCTCACAACACTGTTCATAACCAACACCAACCTATCATCCTTTCCATATCAAGCCCTGAAGCATCTGCCCTACTTAACACATCTAAACCTGTCCAATAACAGAATCAGGCACATTGAAGGAGGCATGCTAATGGAGCTGGTTCGGCTACGAGAGCTGCATTTAGTTGGAGCACATCTAAGTACAATTGAACCGTATGCATTTCAGGGTTTACGAGGTCTTAAAGTCCTCAATGTTTCTCACAATCGACTGGACACACTAGAGAAGGGTGTTTTTCAGTCTCCAGAAGCTTTGGAGGTTCTTCTAATTGACAACAATCCTTTAGTGTGTGATTGCCGCCTCATGTGGATCCTACAAAAAAGGCATTCCATCTTCTTTGGGGATTCACAGCCAGAATGCAGCACGCCAGAAGGCATTCGAGGGCGACCATTCAAAGAATTTAAGGAGACTCTTCTGTCCTATTACGTAACTTGCACAAAGCCAAAAATTCGTGAGAACAAAACGCAAACAATTACAGTGGATGAGGGTCAGCAAGCTTTGTTACGCTGCAGTGCTGAAGGTACCCCTAGACCCACAGTTTCTTGGGTGTCCCCACGTCGAAGAGTGCTAACCATTAGAAGCCATGGTAGAGTTACTGTCCACAACAATGGTACTCTTGAGATCAAGTCTGCAGAGATACAAGACAGTGGAGTGTACCTTTGTCTTGCAACCAACACCGCGGGTAATGACACCTTGATGACTTCACTGGCCGTGAAAAGCTTGGGATCATTGTATGCCAACAGGACCCAGTACTACACAGATCCTAGCAATACAACTGCCAACGGAACAAACGGTGTGACCCTTGGGTTGGACCTCAAAACTATTTTAGTGTCGACGGCCATGGGTTGCTTTACAttccttggggttgttttgttttgtttcctgcTTCTTTTTGTTTGGAGCCGAGGTAaaggaaaacataaaaacaacatagatGTGGAGTACGTTCCTCGGTCAAAGTCTAATGGCACCAACGTGGACTCGGCTGAAGGACAAGCTAGCGGTCGTCGTTTTAACATGAAAATGATGTGA